A region of Polyodon spathula isolate WHYD16114869_AA chromosome 4, ASM1765450v1, whole genome shotgun sequence DNA encodes the following proteins:
- the ccdc127a gene encoding coiled-coil domain-containing protein 127a, producing the protein MFLEVQSESAARREESVLSKSGAMNNLNDPPRLNIRPDERGGGDGNKWNYALLVPMLCLAAFRWIWTRESQKEIQEVKATYEKNTKSIKKDLELKYRDIYTQQHQTVARLQLELKKEQSRVQGYQDAFISQSHRLLEQRKLLQQEREKIEKEKQQLLQSGAAAALYRSILEKESDWQNKAMFVLKQFEESLLERQSAFCSVLVYRDRRLEMEKNLLVKAATDPVAVELKMEAGLKNIFKHDNVCANRLNTDKRKNGRLMWLFLKQWELQVELQKFKRAEKSLLETQSNEVTS; encoded by the exons ATGTTTTTGGAAGTTCAAAGTGAAAGTGCAGCGAGAAGAGAGGAGTCGGTCTTGTCGAAG TCTGGCGCCATGAACAACCTTAATGATCCTCCAAGGTTGAACATCCGGCCTGACGAGAGAGGAGGTGGTGATGGAAACAAATGGAATTATGCCTTGCTTGTGCCAATGCTATGTCTAGCAGCATTTA GGTGGATTTGGACAAGGGAGTCTCAAAAAGAGATACAGGAAGTAAAAGCAACATATGAAAAAAATACGAAATCCATAAAGAAGGATCTAGAACTGAAATACCGGGATATTTACACACAGCAGCACCAAACTGTGGCTCGCCTTCAGCTGGAATTGAAAAAGGAGCAAAGTAGGGTGCAGGGTTACCAGGATGCTTTTATATCACAAAGCCACAGGCTTCTAGAGCAGCGAAAACTGTTGCAGCAAGAGCGCGAGAAGATTGAGAAGGAAAAACAGCAGCTACTGCAATCAGGGGCTGCAGCTGCCTTGTACCGTAGCATTTTGGAGAAGGAAAGTGATTGGCAAAATAAAGCCATGTTTGTACTAAAACAGTTTGAGGAATCATTGCTAGAAAGGCAAAGTGCTTTTTGTAGTGTTCTTGTTTACCGAGACAGGCGACTGGAGATGGAGAAGAATTTGCTCGTTAAAGCTGCCACAGACCCAGTCGCTGTGGAACTGAAAATGGAAGCTGgtcttaaaaacattttcaaacatgaCAATGTGTGTGCTAACCGATTAAACACAGATAAACGCAAAAACGGAAGGTTGATGTGGCTTTTTCTCAAACAATGGGAGCTACAGGTTGAACTACAGAAGTTTAAGAGAGCAGAAAAATCTCTGTTGGAAACGCAATCAAACGAAGTGACCTCGTAA